One genomic region from Arenicella chitinivorans encodes:
- a CDS encoding TIGR03915 family putative DNA repair protein, protein MHQAHVTNFDEWRATARNLLSMEIAPEQVHWDAGAQISLWAEAEDAVVGDSAPSSPCASRRTKPQLRVPAQFISLARAASCFIDAKVPAEKWSLLYSLLWRLVRYDRRTLSLTTDPQVQCLNRMARAVSRDCHKMKAFVRFQRVCTRGTPANSDAFFTAWFEPDHAIVERVAPFFAKRFAGMSWSILTPYGCAHWNQRVLSLSTGVPRPPAVSDEYELFWQTYYCHIFNPARLKEQAMQSEMPKKYWRYLPESVCIKPLASGAAASTQQMLDADRTDPLRVRSRSSRVREAQDTLRAQNRQ, encoded by the coding sequence ATGCACCAAGCTCACGTTACCAATTTTGACGAATGGCGCGCCACCGCGCGTAATTTGTTGTCGATGGAAATCGCGCCCGAGCAGGTGCATTGGGATGCAGGTGCGCAAATCAGCTTGTGGGCAGAGGCGGAGGATGCCGTTGTCGGCGATTCAGCACCTAGTTCACCCTGTGCTTCTCGCCGAACTAAGCCACAACTGCGAGTGCCGGCTCAGTTTATCTCGTTGGCGCGGGCTGCAAGTTGTTTTATCGACGCCAAAGTACCGGCAGAAAAATGGTCCTTACTATATTCCTTGTTGTGGCGATTGGTACGTTATGACCGCCGTACGTTAAGCTTAACCACTGACCCGCAAGTGCAGTGCTTGAACCGGATGGCTCGTGCGGTGAGTCGAGACTGTCATAAAATGAAAGCGTTTGTCCGTTTTCAGCGTGTCTGCACCCGTGGTACGCCGGCTAACTCAGACGCATTTTTCACCGCTTGGTTCGAGCCTGACCATGCGATTGTTGAGCGCGTCGCGCCGTTTTTCGCCAAGCGGTTCGCTGGAATGAGTTGGAGCATACTGACGCCGTACGGCTGTGCGCATTGGAATCAACGCGTACTGAGTCTGAGCACTGGCGTGCCTCGACCGCCGGCCGTTTCCGATGAGTATGAACTGTTTTGGCAAACCTATTATTGCCATATCTTTAATCCCGCGCGTCTAAAAGAGCAGGCAATGCAAAGCGAAATGCCAAAGAAATATTGGCGGTACCTACCGGAATCAGTCTGCATCAAACCGTTGGCTTCTGGGGCTGCTGCAAGTACTCAACAAATGCTGGATGCCGATCGTACCGATCCTTTACGTGTGCGGTCTCGCTCCAGTCGTGTACGTGAGGCACAAGACACTCTGAGAGCGCAAAATCGGCAGTAA
- a CDS encoding DASH family cryptochrome has product MARTGLFWFTNDLRLHDNPALQRAVSSVDSLVCVYVLESRSVSPSSYSAPSMGQSRFQFLRQSLLELQRDLRTLGQKLLVVQGSAASIIPSLIRAIAATDVFRSRNPGWYENRDWAYAKAKCGQCTFHTIDSHTLFDIDTLPVDVADIPATFTRFRKLIDAAVPSAPIVRLNYLPPPARFRAAIQLPTVRLLDSVREAASEFNGGESAALSHMEAYFSSDLPTDYKQVRNALDGWDNSTKFSPWLANGNLSVRELVARLRQYESSVAANESTYWIYFELLWREFFQWHAHQHGASLFSLSGVKHVSLVTSFYPERYQKWIAGNTPYPLVNAGMRELAATGYLSNRGRQIVASCFVNELGMDWRYGAAYFEQVLLDYDVASNWGNWQYLAGVGADVQPKRHFNLAKQAATFDPDGAYVARWQGAASLLPLDSVDAADWPV; this is encoded by the coding sequence ATGGCACGTACTGGACTATTTTGGTTTACCAACGATCTTCGCCTGCATGACAACCCAGCGCTGCAGCGTGCTGTGTCGAGTGTGGATTCACTGGTGTGCGTGTACGTACTTGAGTCACGGTCGGTTTCCCCGAGTAGTTACTCGGCCCCATCAATGGGGCAGTCCCGGTTTCAGTTTTTGCGGCAATCACTGCTCGAATTGCAACGCGACTTGCGGACCTTAGGTCAGAAACTGCTCGTCGTGCAGGGTTCTGCGGCCAGTATCATTCCCAGTTTGATACGGGCTATTGCAGCCACCGATGTGTTCCGTAGTCGAAATCCAGGTTGGTACGAAAATCGTGATTGGGCGTATGCGAAAGCAAAGTGCGGCCAGTGTACTTTTCATACGATTGACAGCCATACCTTATTTGATATCGATACATTGCCCGTTGATGTGGCCGACATCCCGGCAACGTTCACGCGATTTCGCAAACTGATCGATGCCGCTGTCCCGTCTGCACCGATCGTACGACTGAATTATCTGCCACCGCCTGCACGTTTCAGAGCGGCGATTCAGTTGCCAACCGTGCGCTTGCTTGATTCAGTACGGGAGGCTGCGAGTGAGTTCAATGGTGGTGAGTCCGCTGCCTTAAGCCACATGGAGGCGTATTTTTCGTCTGACTTGCCTACTGACTACAAGCAGGTGCGTAATGCGCTGGACGGCTGGGACAACTCCACGAAATTCTCACCGTGGTTGGCGAACGGCAATTTGTCGGTTCGAGAGCTAGTTGCTAGGCTACGACAGTATGAGAGCAGTGTCGCGGCCAACGAGTCGACCTATTGGATCTACTTTGAACTGTTATGGCGCGAATTTTTCCAGTGGCATGCTCATCAACATGGTGCAAGCTTGTTTTCGCTGTCCGGTGTGAAACATGTGTCACTGGTGACCAGTTTTTATCCTGAGCGATACCAAAAGTGGATCGCTGGCAATACGCCTTACCCGTTGGTCAACGCCGGTATGCGGGAATTGGCCGCCACTGGATACTTATCTAATCGCGGACGCCAAATCGTGGCCAGCTGTTTCGTCAATGAACTGGGGATGGATTGGCGGTACGGCGCAGCATACTTTGAACAAGTTTTGTTGGATTACGATGTGGCATCAAACTGGGGTAACTGGCAATACCTCGCTGGAGTTGGTGCAGATGTGCAACCCAAGCGCCATTTCAATCTTGCAAAACAAGCTGCGACCTTCGACCCTGACGGTGCGTATGTGGCGCGTTGGCAGGGTGCGGCGAGCCTGTTGCCTTTGGACTCGGTTGATGCAGCTGATTGGCCGGTTTAG
- a CDS encoding DUF2256 domain-containing protein: MVHKKPNLPSKLCVVCDRPFTWRRKWARDWLQVKYCSRRCRETARTHSAH; encoded by the coding sequence ATGGTACATAAGAAACCCAATCTTCCCAGTAAACTGTGCGTGGTGTGTGATCGTCCATTTACCTGGCGGCGCAAATGGGCGCGGGATTGGTTGCAGGTTAAGTATTGTTCGCGTCGATGTCGTGAGACCGCTCGAACACACAGTGCCCATTGA
- a CDS encoding cryptochrome/photolyase family protein produces the protein MSDVTLRLILGDQLNASHSWYRHVDDNVVYLIAELHQEQTYVKHHIQKITAFFAAMKNFAQALSDAGHRVHHLTLDDTQAFEDLPDLLRHWCEQESVSVLEYQRPDEYRLLSQLRSLAVDSVSINEVDTEHFMLPFDEIDDYFDAGSGSRMETFYRKMRIRFGVLMDGDDPVGGEWNYDTQNRNKLKPDDLAAIPEPLVFENDVNDIFERLNAHKIQHFGEIGDRLRWPTTRHQSRKLLDFFCARCLPNFGTFQDAMTAKSDHAWSLYHARISFSLNTKMLSPQQVIDRVLTEFSARPDAISIAQVEGFIRQILGWREFVRGIYWINMPDYAQSNTLQANRELPDYFWTGKTKMRCLQQSLGQSLEFAYAHHIQRLMVIGNFCLLAGIDPDQVDAWYLGVYIDAIEWVEMPNTRGMCQYADGGLLASKPYSASGAYINRMSDYCSGCHYTVKEKVGDKACPLNSLYWHFMHRHRDEFGRNPRIGMVYRNLDKMDEALREKTLQHAEQLLANLGAL, from the coding sequence ATGAGTGACGTAACGCTGCGTTTGATTTTGGGGGATCAATTGAATGCCAGTCATAGCTGGTACCGTCATGTCGACGATAATGTGGTGTATTTGATCGCGGAGCTGCATCAAGAGCAGACCTATGTAAAGCACCATATCCAGAAGATTACCGCCTTTTTTGCGGCGATGAAAAACTTCGCTCAAGCATTGAGCGACGCAGGTCACCGGGTACATCACCTAACGCTGGATGACACTCAGGCGTTTGAAGACTTGCCCGATTTGCTACGTCATTGGTGCGAGCAGGAATCGGTATCGGTGCTCGAATACCAGCGGCCCGATGAATATCGCTTGCTTTCGCAGTTGCGGTCACTGGCGGTCGACTCAGTGTCTATTAACGAGGTTGATACCGAGCATTTTATGCTCCCATTCGACGAGATTGACGACTATTTTGACGCCGGTAGTGGCAGTCGCATGGAAACGTTTTATCGCAAGATGCGTATTCGCTTCGGTGTGTTGATGGACGGCGATGATCCGGTCGGCGGTGAATGGAACTATGACACGCAGAATCGCAACAAGCTCAAGCCCGATGACCTTGCAGCGATTCCTGAACCCTTGGTGTTTGAAAACGACGTTAACGATATTTTTGAGCGACTCAATGCGCACAAAATCCAACACTTTGGAGAAATTGGAGACCGCTTGCGATGGCCAACCACACGCCACCAGTCTCGAAAGCTGCTGGACTTTTTCTGTGCACGTTGCTTGCCAAACTTCGGCACCTTTCAAGACGCCATGACGGCAAAAAGCGATCATGCTTGGAGCTTGTACCACGCCCGCATTTCGTTTTCGCTCAACACTAAGATGCTCTCGCCCCAACAGGTAATAGACCGCGTTTTGACCGAGTTTTCGGCCCGGCCTGACGCCATTAGCATTGCGCAAGTCGAAGGCTTTATCCGCCAGATTCTCGGCTGGCGTGAGTTCGTGCGCGGGATTTACTGGATTAATATGCCGGACTACGCTCAGTCGAACACGCTGCAAGCGAATCGAGAACTGCCCGATTATTTCTGGACCGGCAAAACCAAAATGCGATGTTTACAGCAATCGCTTGGTCAGTCGCTTGAATTCGCGTACGCGCACCATATTCAGCGGCTCATGGTAATAGGCAATTTTTGTTTGCTTGCTGGGATTGATCCGGATCAAGTGGACGCGTGGTACCTCGGTGTTTATATCGACGCCATCGAATGGGTTGAAATGCCGAACACACGCGGCATGTGTCAGTACGCCGACGGTGGCCTGCTAGCCAGCAAGCCGTATTCTGCCAGCGGCGCGTACATTAATCGTATGAGCGACTACTGTTCCGGGTGTCACTACACGGTGAAGGAAAAAGTCGGCGACAAAGCTTGCCCGCTCAACAGCCTGTATTGGCACTTTATGCACCGACACCGTGACGAGTTCGGGCGCAACCCGAGAATCGGTATGGTGTATCGCAATCTAGATAAAATGGATGAAGCACTGCGCGAGAAAACACTGCAACATGCAGAGCAACTATTGGCCAACCTCGGCGCTTTGTAG
- a CDS encoding zinc ribbon domain-containing protein produces MAIFRCNSCGHVREVSADYVGKLVKCPKCRSGANVHDTAVFVNTLVKKYLAQKAILKELQPDTSANIGDELFSLDDVDVHNTNVLADEANLGPIADWLKTLNVDVSFNPDAADTTGFFDEIALHMGQHVDAITPIVNQIKYIQGKGYANVKFALGKFTEQDQKTIRHFCQELYDYSFVAKYFYHKKEKFVRLTLQTAPKIRAFFHGVWMEWFALITVLKLMQDKNLSSSCARSVDVRFQDGSRNELDIVLVSKQGQPICIECKSGEFRHDIEKYLTLRKRLKLSKQQFVLCVFGLSDEQATGMTAMYEITFVNERTLAPYIESQLT; encoded by the coding sequence ATGGCAATATTCAGATGTAATAGCTGTGGGCACGTTCGTGAAGTAAGCGCGGACTATGTTGGTAAATTGGTCAAATGCCCAAAGTGTCGGTCAGGCGCGAATGTGCACGACACGGCGGTGTTTGTTAATACGCTGGTAAAAAAATATTTAGCGCAGAAAGCTATTTTAAAGGAACTACAACCGGACACTAGTGCCAACATCGGTGATGAGCTGTTCAGCCTGGATGATGTGGACGTGCACAACACCAATGTTTTGGCTGATGAGGCCAATTTAGGCCCGATTGCCGATTGGCTGAAAACGTTAAATGTAGATGTCAGTTTTAATCCGGATGCGGCGGACACCACCGGTTTTTTCGACGAAATCGCGTTGCACATGGGGCAACATGTGGATGCCATTACCCCAATAGTTAATCAAATAAAATATATCCAAGGGAAAGGCTATGCCAACGTTAAATTCGCCTTGGGTAAGTTTACCGAACAGGACCAGAAAACTATTCGACACTTTTGTCAGGAGTTGTACGACTACTCTTTCGTGGCGAAATACTTTTATCACAAAAAAGAGAAGTTCGTGCGTCTGACCTTGCAGACCGCGCCGAAGATTCGTGCTTTTTTCCATGGTGTATGGATGGAGTGGTTTGCCCTAATCACCGTGTTGAAACTAATGCAGGACAAAAACTTGTCGTCGTCTTGTGCTAGGTCCGTCGATGTGCGTTTTCAGGATGGGTCGCGCAATGAACTTGATATCGTGTTGGTGTCGAAGCAAGGCCAGCCAATCTGCATCGAATGCAAATCGGGAGAGTTTAGGCATGACATCGAGAAGTATTTGACTCTGCGCAAGCGATTAAAGCTGAGCAAACAGCAGTTTGTACTATGCGTGTTCGGTTTAAGTGATGAACAAGCAACCGGCATGACCGCAATGTACGAGATTACCTTCGTTAATGAGCGGACGCTGGCGCCGTATATTGAGTCCCAGTTAACTTAA
- a CDS encoding amidohydrolase, which produces MSRFLTLALLFVLVACEQGQQTSSSINKPNNDVLPVDTLYHNGTIWTGLSGAGDAQMLATKAGKIVYVGDGSGVQFKATRSVDLKGQFMSPGFIDNHVHFIDGGAGLASVDLRDANTREEFVRRIGDYSQTLPEGRWVLYGNWDHELWGGELPTRHWIDAVTGDTPVFVMRLDWHMGLANSAALKLAGIDKNSTAPADGEIVRDAEGEPSGVLKDGAMNAVLDVIPARTDDEFLAAFVAAQNHALSLGVVQVHAMPANPKERTLLPALQKVQAAGAFKMRVYAMSPIEYWEELAAKIATEGTHKGKLRWGGVKGFVDGALGSSTAWFYDPYDDQPSNSGFPLTQPERLRALITAADDAGLKLNIHAIGDRAIDELITAFRETGGHATLAHRFRIEHFQHPSEQAIALAARSGIIAAMQPYHAIDDGRWAEKRIGEARSKTTYAFRSILDSGGLLSFGSDWPVAPLSPIEGIYAAVTRQTTDGAKPAGWQPQQKITVTEALRAYTSVNAYAGFEENQAGTLEVGKRADLVILSDDPRKVAPDAIRTIEVVTTIVDGDVVYEHE; this is translated from the coding sequence ATGAGCAGGTTCCTTACCCTAGCGCTGCTATTTGTTTTGGTCGCATGCGAGCAAGGTCAGCAGACATCATCGTCAATCAACAAACCAAACAATGACGTGCTGCCCGTCGATACGCTGTATCACAACGGCACCATATGGACCGGTCTATCGGGGGCAGGTGACGCGCAAATGCTGGCGACGAAGGCAGGTAAAATCGTCTATGTTGGTGATGGTTCAGGTGTTCAGTTCAAAGCGACGCGTTCAGTCGACCTCAAGGGCCAGTTTATGTCGCCCGGCTTTATCGACAATCACGTGCATTTTATTGATGGTGGAGCGGGTCTTGCCAGCGTGGATCTGCGCGATGCAAACACGCGCGAAGAATTTGTTCGTCGTATCGGTGACTACAGCCAGACGCTGCCCGAGGGACGTTGGGTTTTATATGGTAATTGGGATCATGAGCTGTGGGGCGGTGAGTTGCCCACGCGACACTGGATCGATGCCGTAACAGGTGATACGCCGGTATTTGTAATGCGCCTGGATTGGCATATGGGCCTGGCGAATTCCGCGGCGTTAAAACTCGCGGGCATCGACAAGAACTCGACAGCGCCAGCAGATGGCGAGATCGTGCGTGACGCCGAGGGCGAACCCAGTGGCGTCCTTAAAGACGGTGCCATGAATGCTGTGTTGGATGTCATTCCAGCGCGTACTGACGATGAATTTCTGGCGGCGTTTGTCGCCGCTCAGAACCATGCACTGAGTCTGGGTGTGGTACAAGTCCACGCCATGCCCGCGAATCCCAAAGAGCGAACACTGCTGCCCGCATTACAAAAAGTCCAAGCCGCCGGTGCGTTTAAAATGCGTGTTTATGCGATGTCACCGATTGAATATTGGGAAGAACTGGCAGCCAAGATCGCAACTGAAGGTACCCATAAAGGCAAACTAAGGTGGGGCGGTGTCAAAGGGTTTGTGGATGGGGCTTTGGGCTCGAGCACAGCCTGGTTTTACGATCCGTACGACGATCAACCCAGTAATTCCGGTTTTCCTCTGACTCAACCAGAGAGGTTACGTGCGCTAATTACCGCTGCTGATGACGCCGGATTAAAGCTTAATATTCACGCCATTGGCGACCGCGCTATTGATGAGTTGATCACGGCTTTTCGCGAGACGGGCGGACATGCCACGTTGGCACATCGGTTTCGTATTGAGCACTTTCAGCACCCAAGTGAGCAAGCCATCGCATTGGCGGCGCGCAGCGGCATCATTGCCGCCATGCAACCGTATCATGCCATCGATGATGGCCGTTGGGCGGAAAAACGCATTGGTGAAGCGCGCAGTAAAACAACTTATGCGTTTCGATCTATTTTGGATTCGGGTGGTCTGTTGAGCTTTGGTTCTGATTGGCCTGTGGCACCGCTATCACCCATCGAGGGTATCTACGCGGCCGTTACACGCCAGACTACCGACGGTGCAAAGCCTGCCGGCTGGCAGCCGCAACAGAAAATCACAGTCACCGAAGCGCTTAGGGCGTATACCTCAGTGAATGCCTATGCGGGATTTGAAGAAAACCAAGCCGGCACATTGGAAGTCGGTAAGCGTGCCGACCTGGTCATTTTATCGGACGACCCTCGCAAGGTTGCACCGGACGCTATTCGTACTATTGAGGTTGTCACCACGATTGTTGACGGCGATGTCGTATATGAGCACGAATAA
- a CDS encoding LysR family transcriptional regulator produces the protein MNFEHVRLFLRVAKTQNISQAGQELGHSAAVASSYINKLESTLKVRLFHRTTRRVTLTEDGAAFLPHAEDILASVAAANAAIGRGNSAPSGILRITSPASFGRMHLMPAMGGFLRRYPELTVDCRFSDNIQDLVEGGFDIAVRNAQLKSSSLVARKLADDRRILCASPDYIAQFGKPTTPQALEQHDCITLLGLDNWQFRTPSGIETIQTHGRFRADNGESVRDACVQGLGITICSVWVAYQHLQRGELVQVLADYELESNTAIWAVYPSSRQLAPKVRAFIDYFADHFGERPYWEVPGLIKSSQTI, from the coding sequence ATGAATTTTGAGCATGTGCGCTTGTTCCTTCGCGTCGCGAAGACCCAAAACATCTCCCAAGCAGGGCAAGAACTCGGGCACTCCGCTGCGGTTGCTAGCAGTTACATAAACAAATTGGAAAGCACCCTGAAGGTACGACTGTTTCACCGCACAACACGGCGTGTCACCTTGACGGAAGACGGTGCCGCCTTTTTGCCACACGCGGAAGACATCCTTGCCAGTGTCGCCGCAGCTAACGCAGCCATCGGTCGCGGCAACAGTGCGCCATCAGGGATCTTGCGGATCACATCCCCTGCGTCGTTTGGGCGCATGCACTTAATGCCAGCAATGGGCGGCTTCTTACGACGCTACCCTGAATTAACCGTCGATTGCCGGTTTTCAGATAATATTCAGGATCTGGTGGAAGGTGGTTTTGATATCGCGGTGCGCAATGCACAACTAAAAAGCTCGAGCCTAGTGGCTCGAAAATTGGCGGATGATCGCCGCATTCTATGCGCCTCGCCAGACTACATTGCCCAGTTTGGCAAGCCAACCACGCCGCAGGCGCTTGAACAACATGACTGTATCACCCTGCTCGGCTTGGACAACTGGCAATTTCGAACCCCCTCAGGCATCGAAACAATCCAAACCCATGGGCGATTTCGCGCTGACAACGGTGAGTCGGTGAGAGATGCCTGCGTACAGGGCTTAGGGATCACAATTTGTTCAGTCTGGGTTGCGTACCAACACCTACAGCGTGGCGAGCTTGTTCAAGTACTGGCGGATTACGAACTTGAGTCAAACACCGCCATCTGGGCGGTGTACCCGAGTTCACGACAACTTGCCCCCAAGGTCCGCGCGTTTATAGATTACTTTGCCGATCACTTTGGCGAGCGCCCGTATTGGGAAGTGCCCGGTTTAATAAAGAGTAGTCAGACCATTTAG
- a CDS encoding LLM class oxidoreductase, translating into MNTDFQTINTAFARVFQSGQLSLGVVVPIENYSASPVPTMQDHVARVQLAEKLGFAAVWLRDVPFNVPSFGDAGQVFDPFVYLGYLAASTSRIGLGMASAVLPLRHPAHVAKAAASADVLSNGRVLLGIASGDRPDEYPAMNLDYATRGARFRDSVAYLQQSWQPHPRIASPFGQTDGAMDLLPKPIAGRLPLLVTGSSQQSDDWIAQNADAWMTYPRNPAAQCAVINHMRAKVQDLGRPALPIMQPLYIDLVGNDHQTPTPIHLGLRIGAAQLVDHLLTLREVGVNHVALNLRFNQANVEDTLKRLADEVLPQLSASADLPNTHYHTGTL; encoded by the coding sequence ATGAACACTGATTTTCAAACTATTAATACGGCGTTTGCGCGTGTTTTTCAATCAGGGCAATTAAGCCTCGGCGTCGTTGTGCCAATTGAAAACTACAGCGCAAGTCCGGTTCCGACCATGCAAGATCACGTGGCTCGGGTCCAGTTAGCCGAGAAGCTTGGGTTCGCGGCCGTGTGGCTGCGAGATGTGCCGTTCAATGTACCCAGCTTTGGCGATGCGGGTCAGGTGTTTGATCCATTCGTGTATCTGGGGTATCTGGCCGCATCGACTTCGCGGATTGGGTTGGGCATGGCGAGTGCCGTATTGCCACTGCGTCATCCTGCGCATGTGGCCAAAGCTGCAGCCTCGGCAGACGTGCTGTCGAATGGGCGGGTACTGCTCGGCATTGCGTCTGGCGACCGGCCAGATGAATACCCCGCCATGAATCTTGACTACGCAACGCGCGGCGCGCGATTTCGAGACAGTGTGGCTTACTTACAACAAAGCTGGCAGCCTCATCCGCGCATCGCAAGCCCATTTGGTCAAACCGATGGTGCGATGGATTTATTACCCAAACCAATAGCTGGGCGCTTACCTCTATTGGTTACTGGCAGCAGCCAACAGAGCGATGATTGGATTGCGCAAAACGCGGATGCATGGATGACCTATCCACGCAACCCAGCGGCACAGTGTGCGGTGATCAATCACATGCGCGCCAAGGTGCAAGACCTGGGTCGACCAGCGCTGCCCATCATGCAGCCGCTCTATATTGATTTAGTCGGCAACGACCACCAAACACCAACGCCGATTCACCTAGGGTTGCGCATCGGTGCTGCACAACTGGTAGACCATCTTCTCACCTTGCGCGAGGTTGGCGTCAACCATGTGGCCCTAAACCTGCGCTTTAATCAAGCAAACGTCGAAGACACATTAAAACGGTTGGCGGACGAGGTATTGCCCCAACTGAGTGCTTCAGCAGATCTTCCAAACACACACTACCATACGGGTACTTTATGA
- a CDS encoding zinc-dependent alcohol dehydrogenase family protein: MQAMTISQFGDSNVFSAADVPIPELKPGHVLVRVAASSVNPVDYKIREAGADLPFAPALPAILGMDFAGTVVGVADDVDGYKLNDEVYGCAGGLGGLPGSLAEYMLVDVRLMAHKPRSLSMQEAAALPLVSITAFEGLQRAGVKAGQQVLVHGGSGGVGHIAVQLAKHLGADVYATGGGDAQLQLISALGATGINYKTSTVDDYVNQHTNGQGFDVVFDTVGAENLTSSMLASKLNGHIATTVSMVELDLTLAHIKGLSMHVVFMLIPMIHDIGRAAHGDILKQVAEIVDGGALRPVLTEKQFQLSEIAAAHDYAEAGTGLGKVVVSH; the protein is encoded by the coding sequence ATGCAAGCAATGACCATTTCCCAATTTGGCGATAGCAACGTATTCAGCGCGGCGGATGTGCCGATCCCAGAATTAAAACCCGGCCACGTGTTGGTTAGGGTTGCTGCTAGCAGCGTGAACCCGGTGGATTACAAAATCCGGGAAGCCGGTGCAGATTTACCCTTTGCGCCCGCACTACCTGCCATCCTTGGGATGGACTTTGCTGGCACTGTGGTTGGCGTCGCCGACGACGTAGACGGCTACAAACTTAATGATGAAGTGTATGGCTGCGCTGGTGGGCTCGGTGGCTTACCCGGCAGCTTAGCAGAATACATGCTGGTGGACGTGCGCCTGATGGCACACAAGCCAAGAAGTCTGAGCATGCAAGAGGCTGCGGCACTTCCGTTGGTGAGTATCACTGCCTTTGAAGGGTTGCAACGCGCCGGGGTCAAGGCTGGACAGCAAGTTTTGGTGCACGGTGGCTCGGGTGGCGTTGGCCACATCGCCGTGCAACTGGCCAAACATCTCGGTGCGGATGTGTATGCCACCGGCGGTGGTGATGCCCAGTTACAGCTTATTTCTGCACTGGGTGCCACTGGCATCAACTACAAAACCAGCACGGTGGATGATTACGTCAATCAGCACACCAACGGGCAAGGCTTTGATGTGGTCTTCGACACGGTCGGCGCTGAGAATTTGACCTCATCGATGCTGGCAAGCAAATTGAACGGGCACATCGCCACGACTGTCTCGATGGTGGAGCTCGACCTCACTCTCGCGCACATCAAAGGCTTGTCGATGCATGTGGTGTTTATGTTGATTCCCATGATTCACGACATAGGACGAGCTGCGCATGGCGACATACTTAAACAAGTTGCTGAGATTGTGGACGGTGGTGCGTTGCGTCCGGTGTTGACCGAAAAGCAATTCCAGCTGAGTGAGATAGCTGCCGCACATGATTACGCCGAAGCGGGCACCGGCCTAGGCAAAGTCGTAGTGAGTCATTAA
- a CDS encoding SDR family NAD(P)-dependent oxidoreductase codes for MKTILITGATDGIGLVTAKKLAAQGNNLLVHGRSEVKLTAAVSQVSAAGASSVRPYMADLSDLEATHRLADDIEHDHEFIDVVINNAGVLKTPVAIAPNGLDMRFVVNTLAPYLLTRRLLPSMPNTGRVVNLSSAAQAPVNLAALNGEQKIEDAMNAYAQSKLAITMWSAHLAAELGADKPAIIAVNPGSLLASKMVKEGFGVAGKDLDIGADILIRASLDDAFKHASGKYFDNDSGAFSAPHPDATAPDKCRQLVAHLDAILQRVLGDRSHS; via the coding sequence ATGAAAACAATTTTGATTACCGGCGCAACCGATGGTATCGGTCTTGTCACCGCCAAAAAACTCGCCGCGCAAGGCAACAATCTGTTGGTTCATGGCCGCAGTGAAGTGAAATTAACCGCGGCGGTGTCTCAGGTTTCGGCGGCCGGTGCCAGTTCAGTGCGGCCGTACATGGCTGACTTGTCAGACCTGGAAGCCACGCACCGGCTTGCGGATGACATCGAACACGACCACGAGTTCATTGACGTGGTGATTAACAATGCCGGCGTGTTGAAGACGCCTGTGGCCATTGCGCCCAATGGTTTGGACATGCGATTTGTGGTGAACACCTTGGCGCCGTATCTATTGACGCGGCGACTACTGCCTTCAATGCCGAATACTGGTCGGGTAGTCAATCTTTCGTCCGCTGCACAAGCGCCGGTCAATTTGGCTGCGCTGAATGGTGAGCAAAAGATCGAAGACGCAATGAACGCCTACGCGCAAAGCAAGTTAGCGATCACCATGTGGAGTGCTCACCTGGCCGCTGAACTCGGTGCCGATAAACCAGCGATTATTGCGGTAAATCCGGGCTCGTTACTGGCCAGTAAAATGGTCAAAGAAGGGTTTGGTGTGGCAGGGAAAGACCTCGACATTGGTGCCGACATTCTTATTCGAGCAAGCTTGGATGACGCGTTCAAGCACGCCTCGGGCAAATATTTTGATAACGATTCCGGTGCCTTCAGTGCGCCACACCCTGACGCGACTGCGCCAGATAAATGCCGCCAATTGGTGGCGCATCTGGATGCCATACTGCAACGCGTACTGGGCGACAGATCCCACTCGTGA